Sequence from the Cervus elaphus chromosome 19, mCerEla1.1, whole genome shotgun sequence genome:
TTAGTGATATATACCCAgttgctttttatgttttttatattatatatatatataagaaagtgCAGATGTTCTCCAAAAAATCTTGGCATCAGGATGAAGTGTCAGAAAGAAGGTGCTCATCCCTAGGTGAGTGCCTCCAGCTGTTAAACCACCAGGCCTCCACTTCAGTAGGCTCCAGCCTAGAAGATGACTTTTCCAGGGTGGTAGGAGAGATGTTTTGAACTGTACACTAGGGGAGAAAGGAAGGTGAAACTATGGAGAGTTTAGGAAAGGATCAAACCCGAACTAATTAGATTGGGTTGAATGGAtgatgggtatgtgtgtgtatgtgtgcatgtgtgtacctACACCAGAAGGAAGAAACTGCAGGTTTAGGGACCTAACTATGTGCAAGGATTTGTGATATGCACgtgggtatgtgtgtgagagaaaaaCGAGTGGGTGAGAACATTCCAGCAAagcccgccccctccctccccgtcTTGCAGTTTCCAGGCATGCAGCAAACTGCATTGTTAATACATGTACAGAATCTGTGCCATGATGGGAAGAGGAACGAAAACCACAAATGTCAATCTGTTTTCCCCCCTTCCTgtcaaaacaaaactacaactgaaaaaaaaatttactgaaaataaaaagacacattGAATTTTACTTAATTAGGATCAATACAATGATCCCCAATATACCTTATACATGGCACAGTCAAAGTCTCAAGTTTcagtataaaaaaataatgataacatTTGCTGGCAAAAGTCTGCGAAGGCACTTCATTGATTAATGATCTGTGTATGGCCCTTCCTCCAAATCACATCTGAGTGGGGAGAGCATACATCTGTATTTTCTAGTTATCATGCGGTTTCAGTTCTGTTCAGGGCAGGGAAGTTTGTGAGGATGGAGTTATTGGGACAAGTGTAACGGGAGCGAGGgatatgtttcttttatttttcttttcttttgaaaaaaaaaaaaaagcactaatgtattttttctttttctgttagaaCCTATATGTTGTCTTCTCCAGGACTTCGAGGTAATCCGGCTTGGTTTGAAGTTTGGCCCTTAACTCGAGGTAATCACTTTTTTGCGTTTGGTGGTCTGTGAAGCCCTTTCCAGCCGAGAAGAGAAGGGTTTCCTTGAGCCTGGCGTCCTGCTGTAAGTCTGGGTACTGCATGCCAGGGGGATGGACATGCAGTTCCTTTAACTTGGGCACTGTGCCGTAGAGGCAGTCCGCGAACCCCACCGTACAGGGGGCTGGCTGTGGCCTCTCTCGGTCTAGCAGCATAGTGCCGCCGCCACAACCTCCCCCGGGAGGAAACAGCACCACCCCGCCATTCTCGTGGTGGCGGAACCCAACCAAGTCTCCCCCAGTTCCCGCAACGACCCCGGAAACCCCACCGACTGCTGCGTGGTGAGGGTGAGGATGATGATGATTCATGGTCACTATGGTATTGAGCTGGGAGCTGGACACTGCCAGCGcccactccttttctttttctagcaAGGTCCGGTAGTTGCTGTGGTTCTCCTTGGGTGTCTCAGCAAACTGCTCACTTCCTAGGAGAACCTCCCCCATTCCCGGGGGTTGTGTTGCAGGAGCCCCACGTTCTGcaccccctgcctctggcccGGATGAAacagccacctcctcctcctcgcgAGGCTTGTAGATGGGGTTGTTGCACATCTGAGTAACGGGATGAGGAATGTACTCGTATACGTGACCCACAGGAGGGGCCTTCTCTGGAGAGGAAAGAGTTGGTCGGCCCCCACCTGCATttccacctccaccacctccaccatcctCAAAAAGTCGGTGGCATTGCATCTGGATGCCAGTGAGGTCCACGCCTTCCTGCCTCTTGCTTCTAAAGGGCAGCTTCTTCCGGCGTCGTCGGAGGACATAGGCAAAGAggcctgcagcaacaaagactgcTGAAAAAAACAGAACCAGCAGGCTGAGAATCAACACAGAGAGTGGCACAGGACCCCCAGGGGGAGAGAACTCATAAGGTGATGCACTCGTCGGCCCCCCAGCAAGCTGAGCATCTCCGGGCTGAGCTGGGGATGCTCCAGCTGGTGCCATGTGCAGCATCTCTGGGCAGAGAACTTCCAGTTCAATAGTGCGCACGTCTCGGTGGGTGAGGTTCTCGGGGCTCCTGCATAGGACATCACCCACCACGCTGACTGAGCTGATGGTTTCGATCCACTGTTTGAAGGGAACCAGGTCACAGGTACAGTCCCAAGGATTCTCATTGAGGTCTATCTGGACAATGGCATTCAAGTGTTCTAGGACACCAGCCACTGGAAGATAGAGGAAGTAGTTCTTTCTCAAGTTGAGCCGAGCCAGGGATGTGCCTGCAAAGGCATCTGTTGGCAGGGTCCTCAGCAAGTTATTGTTGAGGAATAGCAGCTTCAAGTTGGGCATGAGGCTGAAGGCTGCAGGCTGGATTTCCCGGATGACGTTGAACTCAAAGTACAAGTAGTGCAGACTCTGTAGACCTCGGAACATTCCTGGAGTCAGCTTCTCGATATCGTTGCCGTTGagaaagaggctctttaggttaGGCAGGTTGATGAAGGCCCCATCCTGGACATAAGAAATACGATTGTTCCCCAGATGTAAGAGATCCAAGGAAGAGAAATTCCAAAAATCAGAACGGTATATTTTCTGAATCAGATTGCTACTCAGGTACAATTTCTTGGCATTCAGAGGCCTTGGAAGAAGTTCAGAAATGTTATTAAATCCTCGCTCTTTGCAGTTGACAGTCAAACCAAGGTCATTGATATGCAAATTACAGGTACACCCAGTAGGGCATATAATGGGAATGGGTGGTCTGGTCTGATAAGGAGCAATAGGAGGTTGGTTTGGACCAGGGTATAAAGCTTGAGATGTGGACGGTGGCCTTGGTGTTCGAGGCTGTTTGGTGGGTTTGGGCTGTTTATTTGAGGACTTGTATTCAACAGAAGAAGCAGTAAAATGGACAGAGGACAGCATCGAGGAAGGCTTAGTTGGCCATGCATTCTCCTTGTTTGATGACAAGTGGGGAATGCCCAAACTAGCCTCCACCTCAGAGTCAGACAACAAGGGGCAGAGTTCTGTTTTCCTGATTTCTCGCAGGTCCTTTCCATGAAAATGGAAAGGAGTCTCGCAAGTGATATCTCCCACCAGGGCAGTGTAAGGAATGCGTTCCAGCCAACTCTTCAGTTGCACGATTTCACATGTACAGTTCCAGGGATTTTCTTCCAGCTGGAGCTCCATCAGGCTTCTGCCAATGTGGTCTAGCATTCCTCGGTAAAAAAGAACTTTCAACCTGTTTCCACGCAGGTCCAAGTGGGTTAAGGAGACAGCCTTAAATAAATTTGTCGGAAGCATGGGAATGAGATTATCATTTAAAATCAGAACTCTCAATTTACTTAGATTCCGAAATGCCCCACTCTCAATACGTTTAATGACATTGTAGTCTGCCTGAAGATATTCCAGACTTTCCAAGCCAAGGAAGGTGTCATTTCTGAAGACATCTAATTTGTTCTCGTGAAGATATAGTCTCTTTAAAATCTTAAGACCGTTGAAGGCTCCTGTTTGAATGTCCTGCAATGCATTGTTCCCAAGGTTAATGGACACAGCATTATTCAAATGAAGAAAACTGTTGGTGTACAATTTCCTCATTGAATTTCTCTGCAGATACAATTTAAAAGGTCTTGACCAGAACTCAGTAATCTGACTAATATTTGTAAATCCTTTGCTGTCACAATGTATATGAAAGAGGCTTTCTTTAACTTCACAGTAGCATGGATCAAAACAGGGCTCATCTATTTCCTCTGAGTCCTCTATCAGGGGAATCGGggtagtccatcctaaagcaattGTGCTTAGAAGAATTATCCACAACATCCTCCCTCTGTGAAGCATCTCGGCTATAGAAGGTTTCATCATTCGCGGTTGATTACAAAACTGCAACAGAAATAAAGATGCAGATTTTTAGCTTTTCATCATATACACTACTCTAATTGACTCCTATATGTGGAGCTTTTTAAGAGTGATATAACAACTTTAGTAATCATTGAATTGACACTCAAAATGACCTATCAACATGCTTAATATGTCCTATATCTTAAAATTAGGAGACTGAAGTATTGTGCCATGCGATGACATTTTCCTGAATCAAGCCATACTTGGTGAAGGGCGTATCATTAAATCAAGAGCAGCCTTTGTTGTCTCTTGTAGCAAGCAAGGAAACTGGCATACAGTGATTCCTCTTAGGGATAGGCAGATTCAGTAAAAATGACAATTATTTGGCCATTACACTTGTTTGCCTGTTAAAACTCACATTGCTGTCAGAGGTGCCTATTATGGATCTGATTGAAACTCTGATGGAAGAAGATGTTCTTTAAACTATGGGTTTCTGTTCATAAAAAGACATGGCATGCCCCAAAGTTATTAGATTAAAGAGTATGATAGATTATGAGCCCTTGGACCAACATCAGATGTTAAGCTGTGTAAGATGATTGATATCTCAGGAAAACCCAAGATTTCTCTTAAGAAGTGAGCACAATATGCTTAATTTTAGTGCATGCCCAGTAACTCACTGTACCCCAAACCCTTTTGCCCAAGCACAGATTATTAACATCTCCTTTAATTAAATGATTTCTACATATGTGTATCATTTGGCTGTTTCAATCCTTTAGGCGTGATTAGCCTTTCTAAAGAAAAAGCCCATGCAGTTGTCAGAGCTAAAGATAGTCACATCTAAAGGGTGCTGAGCCTGGGAGTGTCAGTATTAAAACACTTGCAGAGCTTAGTTTGGAATGTATATCTGTTCCTTCAGGATCAACTGAGGAATCCTGCAAAAAGATGGAATGGCAGGTGGTTTGTAGAGGAGGTTTGGGTAAAGGCAAGAAATAGTGGAAACCTGGATTCTTACATATGACTTATCACATGAAATACATTTCAGAAAGATAttgctcttttccaatgagaagaAACAAATACAGTGCACTATTCTAATAATATGGAGCTTTTCTCCATGGCTCTCTTGGAGCCTAATATCCATATATgaaaatgtgtatataaataaattataatgcaGTTATATTAGATTGCCCTTCTAAGTCACTGAAATATCAATCAAAATTGAATTGTTTttgatcaataaaaataaaccagagttcttagtatgtattttttttccacacAGATGCATCCATTAAGGAAATATTTTGTCAACCTTCTAACTTAAAACACAATGATATAACTTATAGGGATAGTGAAAAGAATAAATCTCCACATTCAGCTTGCATATGATGTACACAGCTGTACGGAAAGGAGAACCCttaagaaagcaaagagaaatttgCCTCAGGCATGCAGTACTCAATTTTTGGaaacaattaaatgaaaaaagaaggcaGATGAGGCTACGCTGCAGTATCAGTTAGTCTTCTTTATatcccttttaaaatattaaaacctacttaagttctttctttttcgccattcttttttttttttttcctgtttttccttgtttttgaggTCCCTGAGATTTAGACAAGAAAAGCTCCAGATGGCTTTGACTTACCTAttttgcaggatttttttttttttttttttaaagcattgatcgtcgggggtgggggggggggggagaaaaaaagaagcagcagcagcttgagTTTAAGgattctctctttccctcccccttccttcctttagctgaagctgaagcaaaGGGGGatagttggggggtggggggaagagaccacagaaaaaaaataaaaggcagcaAGCTTGAGACGTGCTGGGAATGCAAGGGGCCTTTCAATGGGTTTCTTTAGAATGCAGAACTGCCGCTTGGCACACTCGGAGAGAGCGGGGGCTGCTGCAGCCTTCCAGcttcgccgccgccgccgctctcCCTGGGTACCGGCAGCACATCATTGGGCACTTGGAGGAAGggcgggagggaggcagggaggagggcaggctCAGTCACCGTGCAGAATCGCGGACTTCTCTTGCGctggcttcttcttcttcttttttttttaatgtgctgtaaCCCTGGATCCGGTTGTCCACGTCATGAAAATGAGCCCCGAGAAGGGGAACGCGCTTACCATGGATGGGGTCGGGCGCGAGCACTAGGAAGCCGTGACTatacagttgtgtgtgtgtgtgtgtgtgtgtgtgtgtgtgtgtgtgtgtgtgtgtgtttaagggaagagaaaagaagtggAGGGGTCAAGATGACAAactgtcaatttttttcttttttttttttttaaagaaagaagagatcaaCCAAGAGGAAACATGCCTTTGGTCGGGACGGGGTAAGGGGTtgttagctttttttaaaattttgatttcctAATTTAACTCTGGAGGAAACCATTGCCTGACTAGTTTGCTCCTCTAGTTCCCAAATCTCCGCTCTCTAGTGTAGACAGTTTGAAAAGTAAGGCTGTCCTTTGGAATCATCCTTTTCACAACCCACACACTTACTGCCAAAGACGGGGATAAAGGGAAATTCAGGTCTCCAAAGCAGAAGGGCTGAATCTAGCTGATTCTGCTTGGGTGTCCTGAGTGAGAGCTCAGGCAGCCTGAGAGACTTGGACCGAGTTTCTCCTGCATTTTGCTTCGATTTCTTTGCACCAAGAATCCTTTTGTTGTGCGGCAGTTCGGAGCCTTCGATTTCCCCTGGATTCAACAGTTCTGGCTGTTTCCACCTTTTATAAACCAGAGACAAGCCAGTGCTCTGGAAGGATACGCAGACC
This genomic interval carries:
- the SLITRK3 gene encoding SLIT and NTRK-like protein 3, translating into MMKPSIAEMLHRGRMLWIILLSTIALGWTTPIPLIEDSEEIDEPCFDPCYCEVKESLFHIHCDSKGFTNISQITEFWSRPFKLYLQRNSMRKLYTNSFLHLNNAVSINLGNNALQDIQTGAFNGLKILKRLYLHENKLDVFRNDTFLGLESLEYLQADYNVIKRIESGAFRNLSKLRVLILNDNLIPMLPTNLFKAVSLTHLDLRGNRLKVLFYRGMLDHIGRSLMELQLEENPWNCTCEIVQLKSWLERIPYTALVGDITCETPFHFHGKDLREIRKTELCPLLSDSEVEASLGIPHLSSNKENAWPTKPSSMLSSVHFTASSVEYKSSNKQPKPTKQPRTPRPPSTSQALYPGPNQPPIAPYQTRPPIPIICPTGCTCNLHINDLGLTVNCKERGFNNISELLPRPLNAKKLYLSSNLIQKIYRSDFWNFSSLDLLHLGNNRISYVQDGAFINLPNLKSLFLNGNDIEKLTPGMFRGLQSLHYLYFEFNVIREIQPAAFSLMPNLKLLFLNNNLLRTLPTDAFAGTSLARLNLRKNYFLYLPVAGVLEHLNAIVQIDLNENPWDCTCDLVPFKQWIETISSVSVVGDVLCRSPENLTHRDVRTIELEVLCPEMLHMAPAGASPAQPGDAQLAGGPTSASPYEFSPPGGPVPLSVLILSLLVLFFSAVFVAAGLFAYVLRRRRKKLPFRSKRQEGVDLTGIQMQCHRLFEDGGGGGGGNAGGGRPTLSSPEKAPPVGHVYEYIPHPVTQMCNNPIYKPREEEEVAVSSGPEAGGAERGAPATQPPGMGEVLLGSEQFAETPKENHSNYRTLLEKEKEWALAVSSSQLNTIVTMNHHHPHPHHAAVGGVSGVVAGTGGDLVGFRHHENGGVVLFPPGGGCGGGTMLLDRERPQPAPCTVGFADCLYGTVPKLKELHVHPPGMQYPDLQQDARLKETLLFSAGKGFTDHQTQKSDYLELRAKLQTKPDYLEVLEKTTYRF